A window of the Desulfovibrio sp. UIB00 genome harbors these coding sequences:
- a CDS encoding peptidylprolyl isomerase — MGKMVDGFMQPLIALARFFQNVARSARLARPLGVALACSFCLLLAACFETRLPDGVVATVNGEPISLRRLQTLLDSRSPSLGAMRTPSLENMRREYGEGLGTLIIYALVRQDLQRLQMSVSPAMLDTAMAEVRNDYGGADGLEKYLAEESIDPSEWRALLLDHLSMLTFEKRVLAAGIRVSLPELRDYYQTHEDDFQMPETLRVCLISGESRKDVEGFCAVFPGGMSEARSKVQLQCQNVRPADLPQGWRKAAASLKPGQCAPVRQEEGLWRSLGLIESRPPAHITLAEAYPLVEGILREQKMSEAFERWLEKALANSLIMVGKELAPDLLAPPASHAGGQGSDAPAVPDVSGAAEDMKALPPGKDDVYEGDVLEGSHDPRANGALENQGHNPETAPASKASGDQQRRRDNGGSVRRR, encoded by the coding sequence ATGGGAAAAATGGTGGACGGATTCATGCAGCCCCTCATAGCTTTGGCGCGTTTTTTCCAGAACGTCGCTCGGTCTGCCCGACTGGCCCGCCCACTAGGCGTGGCGCTGGCCTGCTCTTTTTGCCTGCTGCTGGCGGCCTGTTTTGAAACCCGGCTCCCCGACGGCGTGGTGGCTACAGTCAATGGCGAGCCCATCAGCTTGCGCAGATTGCAGACCCTGCTCGACAGCCGTTCTCCTTCTCTTGGGGCCATGCGCACTCCATCGCTGGAAAACATGCGGCGCGAATACGGCGAAGGGCTGGGCACTCTGATCATTTACGCTCTGGTGCGGCAGGATTTGCAGCGGCTTCAGATGTCGGTCAGCCCTGCCATGCTGGATACAGCCATGGCAGAAGTCAGGAATGATTACGGCGGCGCTGACGGGCTGGAAAAATATCTGGCTGAAGAATCAATTGACCCTTCAGAATGGCGGGCTTTGCTGCTTGACCATCTCTCCATGCTCACATTTGAAAAGCGGGTTCTTGCAGCTGGCATCCGTGTTTCGCTGCCCGAACTGCGCGACTACTACCAGACCCACGAAGACGATTTTCAGATGCCGGAAACTCTGCGCGTCTGCCTGATTTCTGGTGAATCGCGCAAGGACGTGGAAGGCTTTTGCGCGGTGTTTCCCGGTGGCATGAGCGAGGCGCGCAGCAAGGTGCAGCTCCAGTGCCAGAATGTGCGGCCAGCCGATCTGCCTCAGGGATGGCGCAAGGCAGCTGCCAGTCTTAAACCGGGACAGTGCGCCCCCGTGCGGCAGGAAGAAGGCCTGTGGCGTAGCCTTGGGCTGATTGAAAGCCGCCCGCCAGCGCACATTACCCTGGCGGAGGCCTATCCGCTGGTGGAAGGCATCCTGCGGGAGCAGAAGATGTCCGAGGCTTTTGAACGCTGGCTTGAAAAGGCTCTGGCCAATTCCCTCATCATGGTGGGCAAGGAGCTTGCCCCCGATCTGCTCGCACCCCCGGCGTCACACGCTGGCGGGCAGGGCAGCGATGCCCCCGCCGTGCCGGATGTTTCTGGCGCTGCGGAGGACATGAAGGCTCTGCCCCCAGGCAAGGATGATGTGTACGAGGGTGATGTGCTTGAAGGTTCCCACGATCCCAGGGCCAATGGAGCATTGGAAAATCAGGGGCATAATCCTGAAACGGCTCCTGCTTCAAAAGCCTCGGGCGACCAGCAGCGCAGGCGCGATAACGGCGGCTCCGTGCGGCGCCGCTGA